The nucleotide sequence CCTTTCGAGCCAACAGGCGATACGCAATCGACGGATCTCATCACTGTCCGCAAGGAAAGCGGACGAGTGTCTACAAATACAGACAGGTCAAATGGAGAGATGTGTTTCGATTCAGTCTACAACTTCGAACAGTCGAACGGCAATCAATCGACGGTGTGGGGTCCCGCGAAATGACCGATGTAAGTTAGACCCCGCTCGCAAGTCATCGCCGTTACCGTTCCGCATCCCCACGCTGCCACCTGACAGCGTGGCCCCCACCGGGACGCGGCTGGATTGCGCTCGATTTCGGCGTCGGGGATCCTGTTGTCGCATTCAAATGAGCGCAGGAACCGCGACCGAAGGGAGCAATGGTCCCGATGCTGTCCCTCATGCCTCTCTGGTCTGTTACGAATCAGTTTCGAACCTGAACATCGTGCGAGCAGAAGGGATCTCCACACTGCGGCACTGAGTTAGCTCATCGGTACGACAATTGCGACTCTTCCGACCCCAGGAAAAATACTCCCATCGAGCGGGCTGCACAGAGGAGAGAGACAATGAATCCAATCGTCCAGGCTAACGAGTCGGTTGTCGGCGTCTTCGATACACTCGAGGCTGCACAGGATGCCATTAACGATCTGAAGCGTGGGGGTTTCACCGAAGCGCATCTTGGCTTTGCAGCCCCCTCGGAAGAATCTACGACGACCTTTACCGATGATGCAGCCAAGACTGCGGCCGCCGGTGCCGCAACGGGACTGGGTGCAGGAGCCCTCTGGGGGCTGGCGATTCTGGGAGGAATCCTCCCTGGAATCGGCCCGGCTCTCGTCGGTGGAACCCTGACGGCCGTTCTCTCCAGTGCGGCCGTCGGTGCGGGATCAGGAGGACTCCTGGGAGCACTGATCGGGCTCGGCTTCACAAACGAAGATGCCCAGATGGTAGAGGATGAGTTCCAGGCCGGCAAAGTGGTCGTGACCGTCACTGCGGGTGATCGAGCAGACACGGCACGGGCCATCATTGAACACCGCCGCCAGGTCGAAGCGGGCGCGACAACGTCGGCTGTCTGAAGTACGTGTCGCCACGACGTTCACTGTCGTTTTGCCGGATTGCGGCACAAACCATGTTGGAAAGGAATAAAAAGTGAGTACTCAACAAGAGCCACCACGAGAAGGGAAAGCGATGGTTGATCCTCGGAACCTGCCCGGTAATGACTGTTGTTCCCCACCGCAACAACCGGGTCAGTCTAGTCAGAACGCAAAAGATAACTCAGCGCGTGGGCGGACGGATGAGAAACCGACAGAAGCTGCGGAAGGGAAGAAGCCCATTACGGCACCCTGAATGCGGTGTGCGTTGGGATTCCGTTTAATCAATCAAGAGAGAGGACTTCCGATGACCAATCCGACTCCGACGCAGTCCGATACCAAACAGACCCCGAAACAAAAACCCGAGCGTACCACCGAGCGTGAGCCCGATTCCGTGGAAGATGTTCCCGCCGTTGACCGGGGTGAGCGTATTGCGACTGGAAAGGGGATCGCACGAGGTGGCAAAGACTCGGGGTTCGTTCCCGGTGCCGATCCGCAACCTCCTGATGGGTCGAAGTAGACCTCTGCACATGAATGTAGGTATCTCTGAAGTCAGAGTGAGCGTGATGAAGCAGGTGGCCGCGGAGCTGTTGATTAAACAGCTCCGCGCGGCCCCGTTGATTTTTGAGGCCTGCGAGCAGCGCAACCCGCTACGTCCGGTGTGAGGCACTTGTACTAGGCGCTGTGTCATCTGGCGATCGCACCTCTCTCAGCAATCGATGTCTCCCAAGGCCGCGGTACTAATATGACGCCGCTTTCCAACGCGGCGGCCTCTGGCGATAGTCGCTGACGAGCTTCGCGTAATCTGTCCCCTATCCCGATCGGTATGTCGGAACGAAACGCGGGGATTTCTTGAGGGCCCTACGGATCCGTCCGACCGCGTGCGTTCAAAGAACGTTTTCTGCGGACTTCCGATATTTTACGACGACTTCCATCGGGTCCGGTTGACCTGCAGTTTTAACAGCCTGATGATCCTGACCGGCGGACGTAGAAAATGGTCTGCAAAGTGGCTATAGAGGTTAGCTTGGTCGAGGAAACATGTGAGTCTGTTGCAGGCTATGATTACGGGTCCGGTCCTTGAGATCCGCGTCGGGCACTTGATTAACTGAAGGTCTCTATGAAAATCGAACGCATCGAAACGATTCCCGTCGAGATTCCCCTCAAAGAAGGGTTTTCAACGAAGACCGCTCACGGCGTGCACGCGGTTTCCAACTATGTCATCGTTCGTGTGCACACCGACGAGGGGTTAGTGGGATTGGGGGAAGCGACCGTAGCGCCGCGCTGGACAGGTGAGACGAGTGCCACCTGTATCAGCGTGATCGAGCAGCTACTGGCGCCGGCAGTGATCGGACAAAATCCACTCGATATTACGCGACTTCGGCATCGCATGGATCGCGTCGTCAAACTGAATCCCTTTACCAAAGCCGCCATCGAAATGGCACTCTGGGATATCGCCGGAAAAGCGGCGAATATGCCGATCTGCCAGCTCCTGGGGGGACCCGTTCGCGAGAAGATGCGGATCAAGTTAGTGATCGGAGCTCTCGACATTCCGACCGCGGTTCAGCTTGCAGAACGCTTTCTGAATATGGGTGTCACCTGCCTGAAGGTAAAGACCGGCATCAACGCAGAAGATGATATCGCTCGGGTTCGGGCTGTGCGGGAAGTTGCCGGGCCCAATATTCCCATCACGATTGATTCCAACTGCGGCTGGAACATCACGACCGCCCGCCACACACTGCAGCGGATGGCTGACCTCAATATCCTGCTCGCGGAACAACCGATTCCGCCGAACGACCCTGCTGCGATGGGGGCGCTGCGTGCTTCGGTCCCCATGCCGATTATGGCGGATGAAAGCGTGTTTACGCTGACGGATGCCTGGAATGTCTGCGCGGCAGGCGGAGCAGATATCCTGAGTGTTTATCCTGGAAAGCATGGGGGGATTGCCGGAACTGTCGAAATCGTCAATGTCGCCAAGGCCGCCGGGATCTCTTGCGCGATTGGCAGTAACCTGGAACTGGGGATCGCAACGGCAGCAATGCTTCACTTGGCCGCCGCATTGCCGACGATCGAAAGCGAAACGTACCCCGCCGACCTTGTCGGTCCTATTTACCATCAGGCCGATCTCTTGACCGAACCGTTGGAACTCGGTCCTCCCGCTGCGGTTTGTCCTATGGGTCCTGGCCTCGGCGTGACGCTGGATGAGAAACAACTCCAGAAGTGGCGCGTCGGTTGAAGGCGGATTTCTCGATGGGCGAACGGATATCGGCCAACGAATTAAGTCGCCAAATAGACGATGGGACTGGCAGGCGGTGCTCGCCGGTCCCACGATCTTCGACGGATTGGAAGTCTCGGCTTTAAGACATCGCAATTTTCAGCTAAGACCGAGCCTGCGCCGCAAAACAAGCGCTCGACCGGGATGACGCTGTCACTAGCGCATGGCACTCAGACCAGATACGGGTCATTCTCGTATCCGCTCTGAATGCTGTCCGTCGCTGCCTTAGTTCAGTCCCAGCAACGGCAGGCTATCCCGGTCGATGAGTCGCTCAATCGCTGCCTCGTTCAGACGGGGCAGGGCAGTCCCCTCCAGCATCTTGTTGAGGTTGCGGAGGCCGTCAAGAGTCGCCTTAACAGTAGTGAAAGGATAGTCGGTGCCAAACAACAACTTGTCCCAGACCCCGTATTCCTGCACGAGCATCAGGCTGTGGTAGAACTGGAAAGGACGGTAGTGAAGAGCGGAAATATCCGCGTACAAGTGAGGATGCTTACGAATCACTGCAATACATTCTCCCTCGTAAGGGTGCCCCAGGTGAGCCAGAATCATGCGGACTTCAGGATACTTCGTGGCAACGGGATCGAGATGTCGAGGGAGAGTGCATTCGATCGGCGCCTGTGAGATAAACGTCGTGCCGGTATGGAGCAGAACGGGCAGGCGGTGTTTCTCAGCGTATTTCCAGAGTGGATCGAGTCGTTCGTCCTGAGGCAGGAAACCGGCATACATCGGCATCAGCTTGATCCCTCGCAGGCCAAGTTCCTGATGTCCAAAATGCATCTCCTTCTCCCAGCCTGGCTGATTCGGATCAAGCGAAAGGAAGCCAATCAACTGTTCAGGGTGAGCCGCGACATAATCGTGAATATCCCGATCATCGACCCAGAGGCCTGACAACTGTGCCTTGCCTCCAAAAACGATGGATCTCACGCCGGGCACGGACTGGCGCTGATAGTCTTCAAAGCGCACGGTCAAATCCATTTCGACCCCGGCTTTGGCACGTTTTGCCTGCTGGCGAAAATCATCCTGAAAGTGATCGGGATAGCGCCAGAAGTGGCTATGGACGTCAATGAGTGGCATTCGCGAGTTCTCCGATTTCTTCTGGGGGTTCTACGGGGACGAACCTGAAATTTGCCCAGAGCAACCCCGCTACGATCAGCACACCAATATCAATATAGAAGATGGGATCCCATTGAACGCGCCCCGTATAGCCGTGCTTTCCCAGCCAGTCCGCGATACTACCAACCAGGTACTGAGAACTCAGTCCTCCAAAGACTCCTGCAGAATTCATTAATCCGAACAGTGCTCCCACGTGTCTGCCGCTGATGCCGATTGCACAGGACCACCAGAGAGGTTGAGTCGACTGGGTCAGAAAGCAGGAAAGCGAACAACAGGTCGCAGCGAGCCAGGGCTCGCGACTCATTAAAGCGAAGCTGAGACAGACGGCGGCAGCGAAGAATGCGGTCCCTGCAAAGATTCGCTGACGTCCCTGGTGGCCGGCCCCCAGGAGACGATCGAGAATAATACCGCCGAAGAACGTTCCCACTGCCGAAGAAGCAAGGACCGTCGAAGCCATCCAGCCAGCCTGAATTTGATCGACGCCCCGGCCTTTGACCAGATAGGTCGGGAACCATGAAAAATAAATGTAACTGTTAAATGTGCCGAAGACCATAATGAGACTTAAGAACCAGATGCTTGGATTTTTCGCAACGAGTTCCCAGGGGATCGCAGTATGGACATTCTGGGAGGTCGCTCTTCTGCCAATCAGTTCGACCTCTGCCGCGTTCACTCCCCAATGCTTTGCCGGATCATCACGAAACCACAACCAGAAGCCGACCGCCCAGACCACCCCGACGGCCCCGAACAGGACGAACGTCCATCTCCAACCAAACTGACTGATGAGAATTGCTGCTAGAAAAGGAGCTAATGCTCCACCAATTTGCGATGCTGCTAACAGAAATCCTTGAGCTCGTCCCCGTTCTTCATCCGGAAACCAGCGCGACATGACCCGGGCGACGTTGGGAAAGGCTCCCGCTTCTCCCGCCCCGAATAAAAACCGTACGACGACCATCATCCACAGGTGTGTGCACGCCCCTGTGAGAGCCGTAAACGCAGACCACCACAACGAGATCCGGGTCAGCACGCGACGCCCCCCCAGTACGTCGCCCCATCGTCCCGTCGGAACCTCGAACAGGCCATAGGCCAAAGTGAAGGCCATCAGGACATAGCTCGTTTGTTCGTTCGAAAGCTCCAAGTCCTGTTGAATAGAGGGGAGTGCCTGCGAAATGCAGATACGATCAAGATACAGCACACCTGACAACAGACACAGCACGGCTAAAACGACAAATCTCGTACCTGTCGCAGGGGCCGAGTCCACAACTTCGGGAACCGTTGCTTCCGTGACAACATCCGACATGAGCTGAACCTTGAAAGAGTGGCCGAGCAGATGGGAAGCCGCTTGGAAAAAGACATGATTCGTCGCTGGCATAAACAAGATCGTTATTGTTACCTTAAGCTCTCCATGCATCAAGGAACACAACTGCGATTCTGACCTGCGGAACCCGCAACTTCGGATCGCCGTAATCTCGTTCACTACTCCTCCATGCAGATTTTGTGAGCCCGAAACATGCTGATTGGCTACGTGAGTGACGAACGCTATGTAGCGCTCGCCGACGTTGTGTTAGAATTCGTCAACGAAGACGGTTCGTCTTGGGAAACCCGTTCCAGAGCCACCGGTTCGGTCCATTTGGACATCCCGGCGGGCAAGTATACGGTCACACTTCAGAAGCCAGGATACGGTGCGAAGCGCAGCCAGGTGAGCGTTCCACTTCCGGCCCCGCATCAGTTCCGCCTGCTGAGCGATGGATTGAGCGGGTATGCATGGCCAAAGTGGGTGAGAAGCGGCGAATCCAGCGAGTTTCGAGTCCACTCCGTCGAACCCTATCAGCTCGAACTCTGGCGATACGGCTGGAAGCCCGAACTCGTCAAGAGCCTCGGCTGGCACGATGAACATGGGCCCCGTGCCACAATGCAGGTCACGCCGGATGGTGACTACACACAGACCGGAGTCAAATGGAACAGTGTAGGCTATACAAATGAAGCTCACAAACAGTATGTCGAGGCGCCGGAGTTATCCGGGCTCTACTATTTTCGTGCGCAGACAGCTTCTGGACTGAAGTTCTCGTTTCCGTGGATTGTGGCGCCTCGTACTCCAGTCGCCCCCCTGGCAGTCCTTGGAAGCAATCTTACCTGGAACTCCTATAACAG is from Schlesneria sp. DSM 10557 and encodes:
- a CDS encoding amidohydrolase family protein, with translation MPLIDVHSHFWRYPDHFQDDFRQQAKRAKAGVEMDLTVRFEDYQRQSVPGVRSIVFGGKAQLSGLWVDDRDIHDYVAAHPEQLIGFLSLDPNQPGWEKEMHFGHQELGLRGIKLMPMYAGFLPQDERLDPLWKYAEKHRLPVLLHTGTTFISQAPIECTLPRHLDPVATKYPEVRMILAHLGHPYEGECIAVIRKHPHLYADISALHYRPFQFYHSLMLVQEYGVWDKLLFGTDYPFTTVKATLDGLRNLNKMLEGTALPRLNEAAIERLIDRDSLPLLGLN
- a CDS encoding MFS transporter; translated protein: MSDVVTEATVPEVVDSAPATGTRFVVLAVLCLLSGVLYLDRICISQALPSIQQDLELSNEQTSYVLMAFTLAYGLFEVPTGRWGDVLGGRRVLTRISLWWSAFTALTGACTHLWMMVVVRFLFGAGEAGAFPNVARVMSRWFPDEERGRAQGFLLAASQIGGALAPFLAAILISQFGWRWTFVLFGAVGVVWAVGFWLWFRDDPAKHWGVNAAEVELIGRRATSQNVHTAIPWELVAKNPSIWFLSLIMVFGTFNSYIYFSWFPTYLVKGRGVDQIQAGWMASTVLASSAVGTFFGGIILDRLLGAGHQGRQRIFAGTAFFAAAVCLSFALMSREPWLAATCCSLSCFLTQSTQPLWWSCAIGISGRHVGALFGLMNSAGVFGGLSSQYLVGSIADWLGKHGYTGRVQWDPIFYIDIGVLIVAGLLWANFRFVPVEPPEEIGELANATH
- a CDS encoding mandelate racemase/muconate lactonizing enzyme family protein; protein product: MKIERIETIPVEIPLKEGFSTKTAHGVHAVSNYVIVRVHTDEGLVGLGEATVAPRWTGETSATCISVIEQLLAPAVIGQNPLDITRLRHRMDRVVKLNPFTKAAIEMALWDIAGKAANMPICQLLGGPVREKMRIKLVIGALDIPTAVQLAERFLNMGVTCLKVKTGINAEDDIARVRAVREVAGPNIPITIDSNCGWNITTARHTLQRMADLNILLAEQPIPPNDPAAMGALRASVPMPIMADESVFTLTDAWNVCAAGGADILSVYPGKHGGIAGTVEIVNVAKAAGISCAIGSNLELGIATAAMLHLAAALPTIESETYPADLVGPIYHQADLLTEPLELGPPAAVCPMGPGLGVTLDEKQLQKWRVG